A genomic segment from Ignavibacteriales bacterium encodes:
- a CDS encoding DUF5989 family protein has protein sequence MSKILKRLKSVVSLLGEFWAFMRMQKKWWLAPLIIILVLMGTLIILTEGSALAPFIYALF, from the coding sequence ATGTCAAAAATTCTGAAAAGGCTAAAATCTGTGGTTTCACTCTTGGGAGAGTTTTGGGCGTTTATGCGCATGCAAAAAAAATGGTGGCTTGCACCTCTCATTATTATCTTGGTTCTTATGGGTACACTCATAATCTTAACGGAAGGTTCAGCTCTTGCGCCATTTATTTATGCACTTTTTTAA
- a CDS encoding carbamoyltransferase, which yields MNILGISCFYHDSAAALIKDGILVAAAHEERFTRKKHDQDFPTNAIRYCMQEGGIQAQDLDYIGFYDKPFTKFERILTTYVATFPKSLPSFLKAMPIWLKEKLWIPQKMREELGDTAKLLFVEHHLSHAASAFFVSPFTEAAILTADGVGEWETTTMGIGNDKTLTLTESIHFPHSLGLLYSAFTYYLGFRVNSAEYKVMGLAPYGKPVFADLILKELVSLKDDGSFRLNMKYFAYDYGLTMTNNRFHNLFGVPPRTPESALTQFHKDVAASIQYVTDEIMLRMTTDLHKKTGSDNLCLAGGVALNCVSNSKVLASSGFKKMFIQPAAGDAGGSVGAAFYIYNMLLKNERTYTWSHNFLGPEYSDETIEQVLNQLNLGGERLSSENLLKRTAQLIADQQVVGWFQGRMEFGPRSLGARSILADARNPENYSRVNLKIKFRESFRPFAPTVILERMKDYFEFDQPSPYMLFVAQVRPDRRTIPAVTHVDGSARLQTITRDDHPLYYDLIGEFEKLTNCPVIINTSFNVRGEPIVCTPFDAIKCFLRTDMDYLILGSFILDKRKIKESGYQMQISETFALD from the coding sequence ATGAATATTCTCGGCATATCCTGTTTCTATCATGATTCTGCGGCAGCTCTTATTAAAGACGGCATTCTCGTTGCCGCTGCCCATGAAGAACGGTTCACAAGAAAAAAGCACGATCAAGATTTCCCGACAAATGCAATTCGCTATTGCATGCAAGAAGGAGGCATTCAAGCACAGGATCTTGATTACATAGGATTCTACGATAAGCCGTTTACCAAGTTTGAGCGAATACTGACGACGTATGTAGCAACTTTTCCGAAAAGCTTACCTTCTTTTCTGAAAGCGATGCCGATTTGGTTGAAAGAAAAACTGTGGATTCCACAGAAGATGAGAGAGGAACTGGGTGACACTGCAAAACTCTTGTTCGTAGAACATCATCTCTCTCATGCCGCGAGTGCATTTTTTGTTTCCCCATTTACTGAAGCAGCAATTCTTACTGCGGATGGAGTCGGTGAATGGGAAACGACGACTATGGGCATAGGAAATGACAAAACTCTTACGTTGACGGAGAGCATTCATTTTCCGCATTCGCTCGGGCTCTTGTATTCAGCATTTACCTACTATCTTGGATTTCGAGTCAATAGTGCTGAATATAAAGTTATGGGGCTGGCGCCGTATGGAAAACCGGTGTTTGCTGATCTTATCTTAAAGGAACTTGTATCCCTGAAGGATGATGGAAGTTTTCGTTTGAATATGAAATACTTTGCGTATGATTATGGTCTGACGATGACCAATAATCGTTTCCATAATCTTTTCGGTGTGCCGCCGCGAACTCCGGAATCTGCATTAACGCAGTTCCATAAAGATGTTGCCGCCTCTATTCAGTATGTCACTGATGAAATAATGCTGCGCATGACAACCGACCTTCACAAGAAAACCGGAAGCGATAATTTATGTCTTGCGGGAGGCGTCGCACTCAACTGTGTTTCCAATAGTAAAGTACTTGCTTCGTCTGGGTTTAAAAAAATGTTTATACAACCTGCGGCGGGAGACGCTGGCGGATCTGTTGGAGCTGCGTTTTATATTTATAACATGTTGTTGAAGAATGAGCGCACCTATACTTGGAGTCATAATTTTTTAGGGCCGGAATATTCCGATGAAACTATTGAGCAGGTATTAAACCAGTTGAATCTTGGAGGCGAGCGACTGAGCAGCGAGAATCTTTTAAAACGCACTGCTCAACTGATCGCTGATCAACAAGTTGTGGGATGGTTCCAAGGTCGTATGGAATTTGGACCACGCTCGTTAGGTGCACGCAGTATTTTAGCAGATGCACGAAATCCAGAAAACTATTCACGTGTAAATTTAAAAATCAAATTTCGAGAGAGTTTTCGTCCATTTGCACCGACAGTGATATTGGAAAGAATGAAAGACTATTTCGAGTTTGATCAACCCAGCCCCTATATGTTGTTTGTTGCGCAAGTGAGACCTGATCGGAGAACAATTCCGGCAGTGACGCACGTCGACGGCTCAGCTCGCCTTCAAACCATTACACGTGACGATCATCCATTATATTATGATCTCATTGGCGAATTTGAAAAACTCACAAACTGTCCGGTTATTATTAATACATCGTTTAATGTCCGTGGTGAGCCTATCGTTTGCACACCGTTCGATGCAATCAAATGCTTTTTGCGAACCGACATGGATTATCTTATCCTTGGCAGCTTTATTTTGGATAAACGGAAAATCAAAGAATCAGGGTATCAGATGCAGATAAGCGAAACGTTTGCACTTGATTAA